From a single Leopardus geoffroyi isolate Oge1 chromosome E1, O.geoffroyi_Oge1_pat1.0, whole genome shotgun sequence genomic region:
- the LOC123603666 gene encoding keratin-associated protein 4-2-like produces the protein MARGDVRLKPLTLLETIPEPPLSDTMVNSCCGSVCSEQGCGQETCCRPSCCQTTCCRTTCCRPSCCGSSCCQPCCRPTCCQTTCCRTTCCRPSCCGSSCCGSSCCRPSCCISSCCRPCCGGSSCCGSSCCQPCCRPTCCQTTCCRTTCCRPSCCVSSCCRPCCGGSSGCGSNCCGSSCCQPCCRPTCCQTTCCRTTCCPPTCCVSSCCRPSCC, from the coding sequence ATGGCACGAGGAGACGTCAGACTCAAGCCCCTCACTCTCCTGGAAACCATCCCAGAACCTCCACTCTCTGACACCATGGTCAACTCCTGTTGTGGCTCCGTCTGCTCTGAGCAGGGCTGTGGCCAGGAGACTTGTTGCCGCCCCAGCTGCTGCCAGACCACCTGCTGCAGGACCACCTGCTGTCgccccagctgctgtggctccagctgctgccagccttgctgccgccccacctgctgccagaCCACCTGCTGCAGGACCACTTGCTGCCGCCCCAGCTGCTGTGGTTCCAGCTGCTGTGGTTCCAGCTGCTGCCGCCCCAGCTGCTGCATCTCTAGCTGCTGCCGCCCCTGCTGTGGGGGTtccagctgctgtggctccagctgctgccagccttgctgccgccccacctgctgccagaccacctgctgccggaccacctgctgccgccccagctgctgtgtgtccagctgctgccgcccctGCTGTGGGGGCTCCAGCGGCTGTGGCTCGAattgctgtggctccagctgctgccagccttgctgccgccccacctgctgccagaccacctgctgccggaccacctgctgccctcccacctgctgtgtgtccagcTGCTGCCGCCCCAGCTGTTGCTAG